In Lutra lutra chromosome 6, mLutLut1.2, whole genome shotgun sequence, the following are encoded in one genomic region:
- the LOC125101579 gene encoding spermatogenesis-associated protein 31D1-like, protein MRATRYIPSQKTEASEERLMDMQPECKTLLRFPALTTTEHEAVMDLDNECCPVGGRYCLCFYFHYITHSPGFPDDRWHRREVDDTRKLISVLRSPLSRHHDTIHFRQLLCPDPSCEVCNSTTAEINQLLFLQALEDSTPLASTAPVTSSSFTLSPDFSAVPPGDLISAPLPKPSPPPASIFSPNPVIPVADFFPPSPPGDSLPPKPFPPLDSKFPRDHVPPQPLAFPPVQPHHAHTVGRSVRTETVSLSTTFSLDPTLSQDVSPLPELSQKVNPTETFARHHAPPTRSASPPPGCDLTAPQSTPISISRKPVPQSSPPDSSGGLSSYVPTILGIDPSSLSILDLPWWQTHAKGFFPSTLAPRDFHQEVLALHSSEASSRGSPAANLVEPGNLSLLSPDALALLEKQMQKRSDFLLWKESKGSFAKQTIVDAHDLASSLPFWSSKDQSKELHMHQQCPYPTTLEEGHLQQTPIQLFWGLQTPPRESSFPAADASDHISNASPEQESPVVPHPLPPSLPESPPQLLPQAQPLPSPRVQPQAHLPSPLPILPSGPLPDIKICGVCFHRPRNELENLTPTEMQHLEWNVLQKVQTRVWGLPPVVQRSQEDYCPSAPNPSLSHKATEAQVVISVPAGQFPLNEELRRKLESHLRKRLIQHRWGIPRRIYESLALMSHLSTLPQLPESQRFRGHSWIPKSLSKSNDTESVNDKDSEMLQLEDGELDKDNDNLKKGQEHNPENGPKDHLLSDLESSSDNDMGHDSEKELRSPSENSSTGSVETAGPRQLENVLKTHLRKKSEEISEGHVPGTVHHSWHTMKQTSLPSEKSQTEIKQRRLPPSEVEDYSLNTCKELPFVEPRVQQMLEAHIKRFRWRMLWGLPSRVLESIEIFKSRKATSPCSPPCSTKLIPAANSKPGAFNPLRESLKSLHADKAGTANSAPILDHPHPATSTVGKEEQRIPRQSSSNINHQLVEDVPKTKHGRRTLKPVKHVTIANRWPPKPPARQ, encoded by the exons ATGCGAGCCACTAGGTACATTCCCTCTCAGAAAACAGAGGCCTCAGAGGAGAGGCTCATGGATATGCAGCCAGAGTGCAAAACCCTTCTCAGATTCCCTGCTCTGACCACTACTGAGCATGAAGCAGTGATGGATCTGGACAATGAGTGCTGCCCAGTTGGTGGCCGG TATTGCCTATGTTTCTACTTTCACTACATAACCCATTCTCCTGGTTTCCCAGACGACAGATGGCACCGAAGAGAAGTGGATGACACCCGGAAGCTGATCTCTGTTTTAAGAAG CCCCCTCAGCCGGCATCATGATACCATCCACTTTCGCCAGCTGTTATGTCCAGACCCCTCCTGTGAGGTGTGTAATAGCACAACTGCTGAGATCAATCAGCTGCTGTTCCTGCAGGCCCTGGAAGATTCGACTCCCTTGGCTTCCACAGCTCCTGTGACTTCTTCGTCATTCACTCTCTCCCCTGACTTCTCGGCAGTCCCTCCAGGAGACCTAATATCAGCTCCTCTACCGAAGCcttccccaccacctgcctccatCTTCTCACCTAACCCAGTGATCCCTGTGGCAGACTTTTTTCCACCCTCGCCACCGGGTGACTCTTTGCCACCAAAGCCCTTTCCTCCCTTGGATTCCAAATTCCCAAGGGACCAcgtcccaccccagccccttgcCTTTCCTCCTGTCCAACCTCATCATGCCCATACAGTGGGCCGTAGTGTCCGGACAGAGACAGTGTCTCTAAGTACCACCTTCTCTCTGGACCCTACCCTTTCCCAAGATGTCAGCCCATTACCGGAGTTGTCTCAGAAGGTGAATCCCACTGAGACCTTTGCTCGTCATCACGCACCACCAACCCGGTCTGCTTCACCACCGCCAGGCTGCGATTTAACTGCGCCTCAATCTACACCGATTTCCATCTCAAGGAAACCTGTTCCGCAGAGCTCGCCCCCAGATAGCTCTGGTGGGTTGTCTTCTTATGTCCCAACAATCCTAGGCATTGACCCCTCCAGCTTGTCAATTTTAGACCTCCCTTGGTGGCAAACTCATGCCAAAGGCTTCTTCCCTTCAACCCTGGCTCCACGTGATTTCCATCAAGAGGTTCTGGCCCTCCATTCTTCAGAGGCTTCTTCCAGGGGAAGCCCTGCAGCCAACCTTGTAGAGCCTGGTAACCTCTCACTTCTCAGCCCTGATGCCCTGGCACTTCtagagaaacaaatgcaaaagagAAGTGACTTCCTCCTGTGGAAGGAATCAAAGGGTTCTTTTGCAAAACAAACAATTGTTGATGCCCATGACTTGgcatcctcccttcctttctggagCAGCAAAGACCAATCAAAGGAGCTGCATATGCATCAGCAGTGCCCATATCCTACAACCTTGGAGGAGGGCCATTTACAGCAAACCCCCATCCAGCTCTTCTGGGGTCTCCAAACTCCACCTAGGGAGTCGTCCTTCCCTGCTGCTGATGCCTCAGATCACATCTCGAATGCCTCCCCAGAGCAGGAATCCCCAGTAGTTCCCCATCCACTTCCTCCATCCTTGCCTGAGAGCCCGCCTCAACTCCTTCCTCAAGCCCAGCCCCTACCTAGCCCTCGtgtccagccccaggcccaccttCCATCCCCACTCCCAATCCTGCCATCTGGTCCTCTACCCGACATCAAGATCTGTGGAGTGTGTTTTCACAGACCTCGGAATGAATTGGAGAATCTCACGCCAACAGAAATGCAACATCTGGAATGGAACGTGTTGCAGAAGGTACAGACACGTGTGTGGGGTTTACCCCCTGTAGTCCAAAGATCCCAGGAGGACTACTGTCCTTCAGCTCCTAACCCTTCTCTCAGCCACAAGGCCACTGAGGCCCAAGTTGTAATCTCTGTCCCCGCTGGACAGTTTCCTCTGAATGAAGAGCTTCGGAGAAAACTAGAGAGTCACCTTCGAAAGAGGCTCATCCAACACCGGTGGGGCATTCCCCGCAGGATCTATGAGTCTCTTGCACTGATGAGCCATCTGAGTACTCTTCCACAGCTACCTGAGTCGCAGCGCTTTCGTGGACACTCATGGATCCCTAAGAGTCTGAGCAAATCGAATGACACTGAAAGCGTCAATGACAAGGACTCAGAAATGCTTCAGCTAGAGGACGGTGAACTGGACAAGGACAATGACAACCTGAAGAAGGGTCAGGAACACAACCCAGAGAATGGCCCAAAAGATCATCTGTTGAGTGACCTAGAGAGCTCTTCAGATAACGATATGGGGCATGATTCTGAGAAAGAACTTAGGAGCCCATCAGAGAACAGCTCCACGGGGTCCGTGGAGACTGCAGGTCCGAGACAACTGGAAAATGTCCTGAAAACACATTTGCGCAAAAAGTCTGAGGAAATCAGTGAGGGTCATGTCCCTGGGACTGTGCATCATTCATGGCATACAATGAAGCAGACATCACTTCCTTCTGAGAAATCCCagactgaaataaaacaaagacgtTTGCCACCATCAGAGGTGGAGGACTACTCCCTGAATACCTGCAAGGAGCTTCCCTTTGTTGAACCTCGTGTACAACAGATGCTGGAAGCCCATATTAAAAGGTTTCGTTGGAGGATGCTATGGGGCCTTCCCTCCAGGGTCCTTGAATCCATAGAGATCTTTAAATCAAGAAAGGCCACATCCCCTTGTAGCCCTCCCTGCTCCACCAAACTGATTCCTGCGGCAAATTCTAAACCTGGGGCCTTCAACCCCCTTAGAGAAAGCTTGAAATCTCTCCATGCAGACAAAGCAGGAACGGCAAATTCAGCCCCCATTCTGGATCATCCTCACCCTGCCACCTCAACCGTGGGCAAGGAAGAGCAGAGAATTCCGAGGCAATCATCCTCTAATATCAACCATCAGCTTGTAGAGGATGTTCCAAAAACTAAGCATGGCAGACGGACTCTTAAACCTGTCAAACATGTCACCATAGCCAACAGATGGCCCCCAAAGCCGCCGGCAAGGCAATGA